GCCATGCGCATCCCCCGGGCGTAAAGGTGTTAGGCGTGCTGGATGTCGCCCTGAATCTCGACCGCGTGGATGAAGATGTTGTCGCGTTGCAGCGGCGTTCGTTGCTGGTTACCGGCATTCACGTGGTGTTGATCGGCATTTTCATCGTGTTTTTTTCGCGGCGGTTTGTGGATCGCCCCATCCGCGAATTGATCGATGGCACCCGCGCCGTGAGCGCGATGCAATTGGACAAGCCGATCGAGATCAATTCCAGCGAAGAGTTGGGCGAGTTGGCCAATTCGTTCAACCTCATGCGGGAGCGCTTGCGGCAGGCGCGCGCGGAAACCCGCCGTTTTACGCAGGAATTGGAAGCCAAATCGGAAGAACGCGCCAAGCAACTGCAAATCGCCCATCAAAAACTTTTGCAAAGCGACCGCCTGGCGTCCCTGGGCCAGCTCTCCGCCAGCGTCGCGCACGAGATCAACAATCCGCTTTCCGGCGTGTTGAATCTTTCAAAATTGATGCAGCGCATTCTCACCGACGATGGTGTTCCCGCAAGCCGTGTGCAGGAATTTCGCCGCTATTTGTCGCAAGTGATCAACGAAACCGCGC
This region of Cytophagia bacterium CHB2 genomic DNA includes:
- a CDS encoding HAMP domain-containing protein; its protein translation is MVIELISVTDHFCLLKNVAGINLPMHKRLAPKLIFSLTIIVVLVEGISAYLNTKRQEKELLDAMILGADQLSRSITSATWHAMLADHRSAAYEVMQTIALKQGIDKIRIFNKEGYVMFSTDPEDPKQVDKDAEACAMCHSSLQPLVKVDVPSRARIFRAHDGQRKLAMVTPIYNEAACSQAACHAHPPGVKVLGVLDVALNLDRVDEDVVALQRRSLLVTGIHVVLIGIFIVFFSRRFVDRPIRELIDGTRAVSAMQLDKPIEINSSEELGELANSFNLMRERLRQARAETRRFTQELEAKSEERAKQLQIAHQKLLQSDRLASLGQLSASVAHEINNPLSGVLNLSKLMQRILTDDGVPASRVQEFRRYLSQVINETA